In Musa acuminata AAA Group cultivar baxijiao chromosome BXJ3-9, Cavendish_Baxijiao_AAA, whole genome shotgun sequence, a single genomic region encodes these proteins:
- the LOC103997252 gene encoding mannose-specific lectin 3-like — protein MSHRWRLLLLPPPLPLPYKNHTRWVNRKASTSRPASSKCSSTMAVPPLIPLLTLASVFPFLAIPSSANDSNVLLTGDVLGADEQLSYGAATFVMQRDCNLVHYVEGRRVFQSYTRGHGVNRTLSLTDCGQLVITSSLGSSIVWRSPFLRGANRGKYAAVLRPDGVVAIYGPAVWSTPDYGFGAALVHEGWTHALPAAKNVLFSSEMLYENAKLVTRDYSLLMKDDCNLVLVKASVGVIWQSGTAGRGLLHCFLRIDHRGQLAVASDDYYKNLWSSNNASSIGDYALLLQINGQAVVYGPTVWLITSSPKSLLDTTSSSPEPPIAT, from the coding sequence ATGTCCCATCGATGGAGACTTCTCCTCCTTCCACCTCCGCTTCCACTGCCCTATAAAAACCACACGAGATGGGTCAACCGCAAAGCATCGACGAGCCGCCCAGCTTCAAGTAAGTGTTCGTCGACGATGGCAGTCCCTCCCCTGATCCCCCTGCTCACCCTCGCTTCCGTCTTTCCCTTCCTCGCAATCCCTTCCTCCGCCAACGACAGCAACGTTCTTCTCACCGGCGACGTCCTCGGCGCCGACGAGCAGCTCTCCTACGGTGCCGCCACCTTCGTCATGCAACGTGACTGCAACCTCGTCCACTACGTCGAAGGCCGCCGCGTTTTCCAGTCCTACACACGCGGCCATGGCGTCAACCGCACCCTCTCGCTTACCGACTGCGGCCAGCTCGTCATCACCAGCTCCCTCGGCAGCTCCATCGTGTGGCGCTCCCCGTTCCTCCGCGGGGCCAACAGGGGGAAGTACGCGGCAGTGCTCCGACCCGACGGCGTGGTGGCCATCTACGGCCCCGCCGTGTGGTCGACCCCCGACTACGGCTTCGGCGCCGCCCTCGTCCACGAGGGGTGGACGCACGCCCTTCCCGCGGCGAAGAACGTGCTGTTCTCGTCAGAGATGCTTTACGAGAACGCCAAGCTGGTGACCAGGGATTACAGCCTCCTCATGAAGGATGACTGCAACCTGGTCCTCGTGAAGGCCTCGGTCGGCGTCATTTGGCAGTCGGGGACGGCGGGCCGAGGCCTCCTCCACTGCTTCCTCCGGATTGATCACAGAGGGCAGCTCGCCGTCGCGAGTGACGATTACTACAAGAACTTGTGGAGCAGCAACAACGCCTCGAGCATCGGAGACTATGCGCTTCTTCTCCAGATCAATGGACAAGCTGTTGTCTATGGACCAACGGTGTGGCTGATCACTTCCTCCCCAAAGAGCCTCCTCGACACCACCTCTTCGTCCCCAGAGCCACCCATCGCCACCTGA